One Solanum lycopersicum chromosome 2, SLM_r2.1 genomic region harbors:
- the LOC101258114 gene encoding uncharacterized protein isoform X2, translating to MSILPSHSDNHTTSSSSSSSSPNPNSNHGSKSKQQQQQQPDNFSGNMATAASTSGGSSKKVNNSGSSRESSRHHNSDIISLHGQGKPARTNDPSSGRDQFGFNSPQGVVTRSASRRTQMVSGNHLLNFQYDPISRPQSRLPPPRRYVKRKPYNKDLFLQANYKFVLLDSGNYTPDSMDPDKMLQWEDIVCVRYSTPFHVQCPICLEDPLCPQITSCGHIFCFPCVMQYFMISEEDDHKNNFKKKCPLCFMMISSQDLYTIQIENVKQHRVSDVIEFLLLTRHKDSFTLSLKNNDGIVGREEVQKLFSKFIFTSDVDLSVREAMSDLDSWLARADSGLVDDLEKLPFVCAARELLEQRKTYWNRQHIAVQNSKSDEDNRLEKCSYSSQRLESVQEKSTLNKVVRDSHLIQASDVESIEERVGSSLSLYGNDKSLQKDTSGITDREEISSYSFYQAVDGQHLILHPLNMKCLLHYYGGYGGLPNRISGKILQMESVTQSEAMRRRYRFLSHFSLTTTFQLCEIDLSKIMPMDALSPFMEEIRSREKQRTWLARKERREQVKAEAIGMYLEPLPFSFSEPSFTEQPTFTSNDFEALGSTSVTVTSSSSPVPGGRQLFSNVARLGFAAGCDPPALKMDESARGSSVAAGTRSPGILSFANVTSKAKAVEGPNASKSNDAGKRGKKPNRILMSTSGGRRY from the exons ATGTCCATCTTGCCCTCCCATAGCGACAATCATACaacctcctcctcctcttcttcttcttctccaaacCCTAACTCTAATCATGGATCCAAATCCAaacaacagcagcagcagcaaccCGACAACTTCTCAG GAAACATGGCTACCGCTGCATCTACTTCTGGTGGATCCTCCAAAAAG GTGAACAACTCCGGTAGCAGTCGAGAAAGTTCACGACATCATAACAGTGATATAATCTCACTGCACGGACAAGGAAAACCAGCTAGGACCAATGATCCTTCCAGCGGAAGAGACCAGTTTGGCTTTAACAGTCCCCAAGGAGTTGTTACCCGCTCAGCTTCAAGAAGAACCCAGATGGTTAGTGGAAACCACTTGCTCAATTTTCAGTATGATCCCATTTCTCGTCCACAATCTAGGTTGCCTCCTCCTAGGAGATACGTCAAGAGGAAGCCTTACAACAAAGACTTGTTTCTTCAAGCAAATTACAAGTTTGTTCTGTTGGATTCAGGCAATTACACGCCTGACTCGATGGATCCAGACAAAATGTTACAGTGGGAGGATATTGTTTGTGTGAGATATTCCACTCCATTTCATGTGCAATGCCCCATATGCTTAGAGGATCCTCTTTGTCCTCAGATAACTTCGTGTGGTCATATCTTCTGTTTTCCCTGTGTTATGCAATATTTTATGATCTCCGAAGAAGATgaccataaaaataatttcaagaagaaatgCCCTTTGTGTTTTATGATGATATCTTCACAGGATTTGTACACCATTCAAATTGAGAACGTTAAACAACATCGTGTCAGTGATGTAATTGAATTTTTACTCTTAACCCGTCACAAGGATTCATTTActttatctttgaaaaataatgatGGCATTGTTGGTAGAGAGGAGGTTCAAAAGTTATTctctaaattcatatttacGTCCGATGTCGACCTTTCTGTTCGAGAGGCAATGTCTGATCTTGATAGTTGGTTAGCTAGAGCTGATTCAGGCTTAGTTGATGACTTGGAGAAACTTCCCTTTGTCTGTGCTGCAAGGGAACTATTGGAGCAGAGGAAGACGTACTGGAATAGGCAACATATTGCTGTTCAAAATAGCAAATCTGACGAAGATAATCGTTTGGAGAAGTGCTCTTATAGTTCTCAGCGACTAGAAAGTGTTCAG GAGAAGTCAACTCTCAATAAGGTAGTGAGGGACTCTCATCTTATTCAAGCTTCAGATGTTGAATCAATAGAAGAGCGTGTTGGATCTTCATTGTCCTTATATGGCAATGACAAGAGCCTACAGAAAGACACAAGTGGCATTACTGACAGAGAAGAGATCAGTTCCTACAGTTTCTACCAG GCAGTTGATGGTCAGCACCTTATCCTCCATCCACTGAACATGAAGTGCCTTCTGCATTACTACGGTGGCTACGGTGGTCTTCCTAACAG AATCAGTGGAAAGATTTTACAAATGGAGTCCGTGACGCAATCGGAGGCCATGAGAAGGCGTTACCGCTTcctaagtcatttttctttGACAACAACATTTCAG CTTTGTGAAATTGATCTCAGCAAGATAATGCCCATGGATGCACTTTCTCCCTTTATGGAGGAAATCAGAAGTAGGGAAAAACAAAGGACGTGGCTAGCTAGGAAG gaACGGCGTGAACAAGTTAAAGCTGAAGCCATTGGCATGTACTTAGAGCCTTTGCCTTTTAGCTTTTCAGAACCTTCTTTCACAGAACAACCTACTTTCACTAGCAATGACTTCGAAG CTTTGGGAAGTACGAGTGTTACTGTAACATCATCAAGCTCCCCTGTGCCTGGAGGCAGGCAACTGTTCTCCAATGTTGCAAGGCTTGGTTTTGCTGCTGGATGTGATCCTCCAGCGCTGAAAATGGATGAGTCTGCACGTGGTTCTTCTGTTGCAGCTG GAACGAGGAGTCCTGGAATCCTGTCCTTTGCAAATGTAACCTCCAAAGCAAAAGCTGTTGAAGGTCCCAATGCTTCTAAGTCAAATGATGCAGGGAAGAGGGGAAAGAAGCCAAATCGGATCCTAATGTCAACTTCTGGTGGTAGACGTTACTGA
- the LOC101258114 gene encoding uncharacterized protein isoform X1, translated as MSILPSHSDNHTTSSSSSSSSPNPNSNHGSKSKQQQQQQPDNFSGNMATAASTSGGSSKKVNNSGSSRESSRHHNSDIISLHGQGKPARTNDPSSGRDQFGFNSPQGVVTRSASRRTQMVSGNHLLNFQYDPISRPQSRLPPPRRYVKRKPYNKDLFLQANYKFVLLDSGNYTPDSMDPDKMLQWEDIVCVRYSTPFHVQCPICLEDPLCPQITSCGHIFCFPCVMQYFMISEEDDHKNNFKKKCPLCFMMISSQDLYTIQIENVKQHRVSDVIEFLLLTRHKDSFTLSLKNNDGIVGREEVQKLFSKFIFTSDVDLSVREAMSDLDSWLARADSGLVDDLEKLPFVCAARELLEQRKTYWNRQHIAVQNSKSDEDNRLEKCSYSSQRLESVQVHSAGQSTHVMPYSNPADKPILQEKSTLNKVVRDSHLIQASDVESIEERVGSSLSLYGNDKSLQKDTSGITDREEISSYSFYQAVDGQHLILHPLNMKCLLHYYGGYGGLPNRISGKILQMESVTQSEAMRRRYRFLSHFSLTTTFQLCEIDLSKIMPMDALSPFMEEIRSREKQRTWLARKERREQVKAEAIGMYLEPLPFSFSEPSFTEQPTFTSNDFEALGSTSVTVTSSSSPVPGGRQLFSNVARLGFAAGCDPPALKMDESARGSSVAAGTRSPGILSFANVTSKAKAVEGPNASKSNDAGKRGKKPNRILMSTSGGRRY; from the exons ATGTCCATCTTGCCCTCCCATAGCGACAATCATACaacctcctcctcctcttcttcttcttctccaaacCCTAACTCTAATCATGGATCCAAATCCAaacaacagcagcagcagcaaccCGACAACTTCTCAG GAAACATGGCTACCGCTGCATCTACTTCTGGTGGATCCTCCAAAAAG GTGAACAACTCCGGTAGCAGTCGAGAAAGTTCACGACATCATAACAGTGATATAATCTCACTGCACGGACAAGGAAAACCAGCTAGGACCAATGATCCTTCCAGCGGAAGAGACCAGTTTGGCTTTAACAGTCCCCAAGGAGTTGTTACCCGCTCAGCTTCAAGAAGAACCCAGATGGTTAGTGGAAACCACTTGCTCAATTTTCAGTATGATCCCATTTCTCGTCCACAATCTAGGTTGCCTCCTCCTAGGAGATACGTCAAGAGGAAGCCTTACAACAAAGACTTGTTTCTTCAAGCAAATTACAAGTTTGTTCTGTTGGATTCAGGCAATTACACGCCTGACTCGATGGATCCAGACAAAATGTTACAGTGGGAGGATATTGTTTGTGTGAGATATTCCACTCCATTTCATGTGCAATGCCCCATATGCTTAGAGGATCCTCTTTGTCCTCAGATAACTTCGTGTGGTCATATCTTCTGTTTTCCCTGTGTTATGCAATATTTTATGATCTCCGAAGAAGATgaccataaaaataatttcaagaagaaatgCCCTTTGTGTTTTATGATGATATCTTCACAGGATTTGTACACCATTCAAATTGAGAACGTTAAACAACATCGTGTCAGTGATGTAATTGAATTTTTACTCTTAACCCGTCACAAGGATTCATTTActttatctttgaaaaataatgatGGCATTGTTGGTAGAGAGGAGGTTCAAAAGTTATTctctaaattcatatttacGTCCGATGTCGACCTTTCTGTTCGAGAGGCAATGTCTGATCTTGATAGTTGGTTAGCTAGAGCTGATTCAGGCTTAGTTGATGACTTGGAGAAACTTCCCTTTGTCTGTGCTGCAAGGGAACTATTGGAGCAGAGGAAGACGTACTGGAATAGGCAACATATTGCTGTTCAAAATAGCAAATCTGACGAAGATAATCGTTTGGAGAAGTGCTCTTATAGTTCTCAGCGACTAGAAAGTGTTCAGGTCCATTCTGCTGGACAATCTACTCATGTAATGCCATACAGTAATCCAGCTGATAAACCAATATTGCAGGAGAAGTCAACTCTCAATAAGGTAGTGAGGGACTCTCATCTTATTCAAGCTTCAGATGTTGAATCAATAGAAGAGCGTGTTGGATCTTCATTGTCCTTATATGGCAATGACAAGAGCCTACAGAAAGACACAAGTGGCATTACTGACAGAGAAGAGATCAGTTCCTACAGTTTCTACCAG GCAGTTGATGGTCAGCACCTTATCCTCCATCCACTGAACATGAAGTGCCTTCTGCATTACTACGGTGGCTACGGTGGTCTTCCTAACAG AATCAGTGGAAAGATTTTACAAATGGAGTCCGTGACGCAATCGGAGGCCATGAGAAGGCGTTACCGCTTcctaagtcatttttctttGACAACAACATTTCAG CTTTGTGAAATTGATCTCAGCAAGATAATGCCCATGGATGCACTTTCTCCCTTTATGGAGGAAATCAGAAGTAGGGAAAAACAAAGGACGTGGCTAGCTAGGAAG gaACGGCGTGAACAAGTTAAAGCTGAAGCCATTGGCATGTACTTAGAGCCTTTGCCTTTTAGCTTTTCAGAACCTTCTTTCACAGAACAACCTACTTTCACTAGCAATGACTTCGAAG CTTTGGGAAGTACGAGTGTTACTGTAACATCATCAAGCTCCCCTGTGCCTGGAGGCAGGCAACTGTTCTCCAATGTTGCAAGGCTTGGTTTTGCTGCTGGATGTGATCCTCCAGCGCTGAAAATGGATGAGTCTGCACGTGGTTCTTCTGTTGCAGCTG GAACGAGGAGTCCTGGAATCCTGTCCTTTGCAAATGTAACCTCCAAAGCAAAAGCTGTTGAAGGTCCCAATGCTTCTAAGTCAAATGATGCAGGGAAGAGGGGAAAGAAGCCAAATCGGATCCTAATGTCAACTTCTGGTGGTAGACGTTACTGA
- the LOC101260505 gene encoding histone-lysine N-methyltransferase, H3 lysine-9 specific SUVH4 isoform X1: MVVPCVAELSDPVNDAMVPRRCSARIKKLKSEQEAQRERESQRVRCRSNDDSVLGKKTKVYKKSKLVTPSQAQTQAPNNDVTVATVDNDDVTITNVGAPIDCTDHPVPENSLNPQLSGNGTEKSSHARVTETLRIFNKHYLHFVQEEEIRCGRAQADQKTKKHSKSKEAEDDGKRSSKRPDLKAISKMISEKEVLNRERIGSLPGIDVGHQFFSRAEMVVAGFHNHWLNGIDCVGQSAGKKGEYKGYSLPLAVSIVVSGQYEDDQDNYEEVVYTGQGGNDLLGNKRQIKDQVMERGNLGLKNCMEQSVPVRVTRGHRCVNSYVGKVYTYDGLYKVVNYWAEKGISGFTVYKFRLKRIEGQPVLTTNQVHFTRGCTPNSISEIRGLVCEDISGGLEDIPIPATNLVDDPPAAPSGFTYSRDIVCAKGIKFPSAPTGCNCHGSCLDPRVCSCAKLNGSEFPYVHKDGGRLIEPKAVVFECGPNCGCGPACVNRTSQKGLRYRLEVFRTPNKGWGVRSWDYIPSGATICEYTGLLKKTDQIDPAADNNYVFDIDCLQTMKGLDGRERRLREVSLPGYWHNDSEKMSDGGPEYCIDAVSVGNVARFINHSCQPNLFVQCVLSTHHDIGLARVVLMAADNIPPLQELTYDYGYVLDSVMDREGKVKQMACYCGAADCRKRLF; this comes from the exons ATGGTGGTTCCGTGCGTTGCCGAGCTTTCCGATCCTGTCAATGATGCGATGGTCCCGAGGCGTTGCAGTGcgagaataaaaaaattgaagagtgAGCAGGAAGCTCAGCGTGAGCGTGAGAGTCAGAGAGTACGGTGCCGCTCCAATGACGACTCAGTTCTTGGGAAGAAAACCAAGGTTTATAAGAAGAGCAAGCTTGTTACTCCCTCACAAGCTCAAACTCAAGCTCCTAATAATGACGTCACAGTTGCCACTGTTGATAACGATGACGTCACTATAACCAATGTTGGTGCGCCAATTGACTGTACcgatcatcctgtccccgaaaACTCTCTGAATCCCCAGCTTAGCGGGAACGGGACTGAAAAAAGTTCGCATGCCAGGGTGACAGAGACTCTGCGGATATTTAACAAGCATTATCTCCATTTCGTTCAG GAAGAGGAGATAAGATGTGGAAGAGCCCAAGCAGAtcaaaaaacaaagaaacattCAAAATCTAAG GAAGCCGAAGATGATGGTAAACGCAGTTCCAAGCGGCCTGATCTAAAGGCGATTTCCAAG ATGATATCAGAAAAGGAGGTTTTGAATCGTGAGAGAATTGGCTCCCTTCCAG GCATTGATGTTGGTCATCAGTTCTTTTCGCGTGCTGAGATGGTCGTTGCGGGATTCCATAACCATTGGCTAAACGGCATAGATTGTGTTGGCCAATCTGCAGGGAAAAAAGGG GAGTACAAAGGCTACAGTTTGCCCCTTGCGGTTTCAATTGTCGTATCGGGACAGTATGAAGACGACCAGGACAACTATGAAGAAGTGGTCTATACTGGTCAAGGTGGAAATGATCTGCTTGGTAACAAGCGCCAAATAAAGGATCAAGTCATGGAACGGGGTAATTTAGGACTTAAG AACTGTATGGAGCAATCTGTACCTGTAAGGGTTACACGTGGACATCGGTGTGTGAATAGTTACGTTGGAAAGGTTTATACTTATGATGGCTTGTATAAG GTTGTAAATTACTGGGCGGAGAAGGGTATTTCTGGATTCACTGTCTATAAGTTTCGATTAAAGCGTATTGAAGGACAACCTGTGTTGACCACCAACCAG GTACATTTTACTCGAGGCTGTACTCCCAACTCCATTTCTGAAATACGAGG GTTGGTATGTGAGGACATTTCTGGTGGACTGGAGGATATTCCCATTCCCGCAACTAATTTAGTTGATGATCCACCGGCAGCACCGTCAG GTTTTACTTATAGCAGGGATATCGTAtgtgccaaaggtataaagttCCCTTCAGCTCCCACAGGATGCAACTGTCATGGTTCATGTCTAGATCCAAGAGTTTGTTCTTGCGCTAAACTCAATGGTTCTGAATTTCCCTATGTTCATAAAGATGGTGGAAG aCTTATTGAGCCAAAGGCTGTAGTCTTTGAATGTGGTCCGAATTGTGGATGCGGACCTGCCTGTGTCAACCGTACTTCTCAGAAAGGATTAAGATATCGGCTTGAG GTTTTTCGTACTCCAAACAAGGGATGGGGTGTGAGATCATGGGATTATATTCCTTCTGGTGCAACCATTTGTGAATACACTGGTCTTTTGAAGAAGACAGATCAGATTGATCCTGCAGCAGATAACAACTATGTTTTTGACATTGATTGCTTGCAAACAATGAAAGGGCTCGATGGGAGGGAG AGACGGTTGCGTGAGGTTTCTTTGCCGGGATATTGGCACAATGATTCTGAGAAGATGTCAGACGGAGGGCCAGAATATTGCATTGATGCAGTCTCTGTTGGCAATGTTGCAAGGTTTATTAATCATAGTTGTCAACCTAATTTATTTGTTCAATGTGTGTTAAGCACCCATCATGACATTGGTTTGGCAAGAGTGGTGCTAATGGCAGCTGACAACATACCTCCTCTGCAG GAACTCACATATGATTATGGCTATGTTCTGGATAGTGTTATGGATCGTGAGGGGAAAGTTAAACAAATGGCTTGCTACTGTGGTGCTGCTGACTGTCGTAAACGCTTGTTTTAA
- the LOC101260505 gene encoding histone-lysine N-methyltransferase, H3 lysine-9 specific SUVH4 isoform X2, producing MVVPCVAELSDPVNDAMVPRRCSARIKKLKSEQEAQRERESQRVRCRSNDDSVLGKKTKVYKKSKLVTPSQAQTQAPNNDVTVATVDNDDVTITNVGAPIDCTDHPVPENSLNPQLSGNGTEKSSHARVTETLRIFNKHYLHFVQEEEIRCGRAQADQKTKKHSKSKEAEDDGKRSSKRPDLKAISKMISEKEVLNRERIGSLPGIDVGHQFFSRAEMVVAGFHNHWLNGIDCVGQSAGKKGEYKGYSLPLAVSIVVSGQYEDDQDNYEEVVYTGQGGNDLLGNKRQIKDQVMERGNLGLKNCMEQSVPVRVTRGHRCVNSYVGKVYTYDGLYKVVNYWAEKGISGFTVYKFRLKRIEGQPVLTTNQVHFTRGCTPNSISEIRGLVCEDISGGLEDIPIPATNLVDDPPAAPSGFTYSRDIVCAKGIKFPSAPTGCNCHGSCLDPRVCSCAKLNGSEFPYVHKDGGRLIEPKAVVFECGPNCGCGPACVNRTSQKGLRYRLEVFRTPNKGWGVRSWDYIPSGATICEYTGLLKKTDQIDPAADNNYVFDIDCLQTMKGLDGRERRLREVSLPGYWHNDSEKMSDGGPEYCIDAVSVGNVARFINHSCQPNLFVQCVLSTHHDIGLARVVLMAADNIPPLQ from the exons ATGGTGGTTCCGTGCGTTGCCGAGCTTTCCGATCCTGTCAATGATGCGATGGTCCCGAGGCGTTGCAGTGcgagaataaaaaaattgaagagtgAGCAGGAAGCTCAGCGTGAGCGTGAGAGTCAGAGAGTACGGTGCCGCTCCAATGACGACTCAGTTCTTGGGAAGAAAACCAAGGTTTATAAGAAGAGCAAGCTTGTTACTCCCTCACAAGCTCAAACTCAAGCTCCTAATAATGACGTCACAGTTGCCACTGTTGATAACGATGACGTCACTATAACCAATGTTGGTGCGCCAATTGACTGTACcgatcatcctgtccccgaaaACTCTCTGAATCCCCAGCTTAGCGGGAACGGGACTGAAAAAAGTTCGCATGCCAGGGTGACAGAGACTCTGCGGATATTTAACAAGCATTATCTCCATTTCGTTCAG GAAGAGGAGATAAGATGTGGAAGAGCCCAAGCAGAtcaaaaaacaaagaaacattCAAAATCTAAG GAAGCCGAAGATGATGGTAAACGCAGTTCCAAGCGGCCTGATCTAAAGGCGATTTCCAAG ATGATATCAGAAAAGGAGGTTTTGAATCGTGAGAGAATTGGCTCCCTTCCAG GCATTGATGTTGGTCATCAGTTCTTTTCGCGTGCTGAGATGGTCGTTGCGGGATTCCATAACCATTGGCTAAACGGCATAGATTGTGTTGGCCAATCTGCAGGGAAAAAAGGG GAGTACAAAGGCTACAGTTTGCCCCTTGCGGTTTCAATTGTCGTATCGGGACAGTATGAAGACGACCAGGACAACTATGAAGAAGTGGTCTATACTGGTCAAGGTGGAAATGATCTGCTTGGTAACAAGCGCCAAATAAAGGATCAAGTCATGGAACGGGGTAATTTAGGACTTAAG AACTGTATGGAGCAATCTGTACCTGTAAGGGTTACACGTGGACATCGGTGTGTGAATAGTTACGTTGGAAAGGTTTATACTTATGATGGCTTGTATAAG GTTGTAAATTACTGGGCGGAGAAGGGTATTTCTGGATTCACTGTCTATAAGTTTCGATTAAAGCGTATTGAAGGACAACCTGTGTTGACCACCAACCAG GTACATTTTACTCGAGGCTGTACTCCCAACTCCATTTCTGAAATACGAGG GTTGGTATGTGAGGACATTTCTGGTGGACTGGAGGATATTCCCATTCCCGCAACTAATTTAGTTGATGATCCACCGGCAGCACCGTCAG GTTTTACTTATAGCAGGGATATCGTAtgtgccaaaggtataaagttCCCTTCAGCTCCCACAGGATGCAACTGTCATGGTTCATGTCTAGATCCAAGAGTTTGTTCTTGCGCTAAACTCAATGGTTCTGAATTTCCCTATGTTCATAAAGATGGTGGAAG aCTTATTGAGCCAAAGGCTGTAGTCTTTGAATGTGGTCCGAATTGTGGATGCGGACCTGCCTGTGTCAACCGTACTTCTCAGAAAGGATTAAGATATCGGCTTGAG GTTTTTCGTACTCCAAACAAGGGATGGGGTGTGAGATCATGGGATTATATTCCTTCTGGTGCAACCATTTGTGAATACACTGGTCTTTTGAAGAAGACAGATCAGATTGATCCTGCAGCAGATAACAACTATGTTTTTGACATTGATTGCTTGCAAACAATGAAAGGGCTCGATGGGAGGGAG AGACGGTTGCGTGAGGTTTCTTTGCCGGGATATTGGCACAATGATTCTGAGAAGATGTCAGACGGAGGGCCAGAATATTGCATTGATGCAGTCTCTGTTGGCAATGTTGCAAGGTTTATTAATCATAGTTGTCAACCTAATTTATTTGTTCAATGTGTGTTAAGCACCCATCATGACATTGGTTTGGCAAGAGTGGTGCTAATGGCAGCTGACAACATACCTCCTCTGCAG TGA